One window of Nostoc sp. C052 genomic DNA carries:
- a CDS encoding DUF2809 domain-containing protein produces the protein MTLPTPKGGAMLIFNKKYFYVTAILFLIEVCIAIFVNESFIRPFIGDVLVVILIYCFVRTFSNIHSSIVALSVFAFSCTIEILQYFNFVNTLGLQKYKILAVALGSVFDWKDIIAYGIGTITVLWLENRTRLSK, from the coding sequence TTGACACTCCCCACGCCTAAAGGCGGTGCTATGTTGATCTTCAATAAAAAATATTTCTACGTGACGGCTATACTATTTTTGATAGAGGTATGTATTGCTATTTTTGTAAATGAGAGTTTCATCCGTCCTTTTATTGGTGATGTTTTAGTAGTTATCCTAATTTATTGCTTTGTCAGAACCTTTTCAAATATACACTCATCCATCGTCGCTTTATCAGTTTTTGCATTTTCTTGTACTATAGAAATTCTTCAATATTTTAATTTTGTAAATACTTTAGGATTGCAAAAATATAAGATTTTGGCTGTTGCTTTAGGAAGTGTATTTGATTGGAAAGATATCATTGCTTATGGAATAGGTACTATAACAGTTCTATGGTTGGAAAATAGAACACGATTATCGAAATGA